A stretch of Thermococcus bergensis DNA encodes these proteins:
- a CDS encoding iron ABC transporter substrate-binding protein → MKAKVLIPLIVSLLLVSGCLQSASVKGTETVTVKDLAGRDVEVPGNVKRVVAAGPGALRIVVYLNASDKVVGVEDFERLREYGRPYILAHPELKELPSIGPGGPGKLPNLEALLKLKPDVIFMTYVDAKTAQDIQEKTGIPVVVLSYGELATFEDEELFKSLELAGKILGKEKRAQEVINFIKSLQEDLSKRTENASSPSVYVGGVGYKGTHGIESTIAKYPPFVVLHAKNVADELGEGHKFIDKEKLLEWDPEYIFIDEGGLSIILDDYKKNSEFYESLKAVKNKNVYGILPYNYYATNIGTALADAYFIGKVLYPESFKDVDPIDKANEIYEFLVGKPVYEILAEQFGGFGKIDISSGSIEALSSQ, encoded by the coding sequence ATGAAAGCTAAGGTACTTATTCCACTCATAGTTTCGCTTTTACTGGTATCTGGATGTTTGCAGAGTGCGTCAGTTAAAGGAACAGAAACAGTGACTGTAAAAGACCTCGCTGGAAGAGATGTCGAAGTCCCAGGGAACGTTAAACGAGTAGTTGCAGCCGGTCCCGGAGCTTTGAGGATCGTCGTGTATTTAAACGCCAGCGACAAAGTGGTAGGAGTTGAAGACTTCGAAAGGCTCCGCGAGTATGGAAGGCCCTACATTCTGGCACACCCAGAACTTAAAGAGCTTCCAAGTATTGGACCCGGCGGCCCGGGAAAGCTCCCCAACTTAGAGGCACTGCTTAAACTGAAGCCGGATGTAATTTTCATGACTTATGTGGACGCCAAGACAGCCCAAGACATTCAAGAGAAGACCGGAATCCCCGTTGTTGTGCTCAGCTACGGAGAACTGGCAACATTTGAAGATGAAGAGCTCTTTAAGTCTTTAGAGCTCGCAGGCAAAATCCTTGGAAAAGAAAAAAGAGCTCAAGAGGTTATCAACTTCATTAAGTCCCTCCAAGAGGACTTATCAAAACGTACAGAAAATGCCAGCAGTCCAAGCGTTTACGTTGGAGGGGTTGGATACAAAGGAACACATGGAATTGAGAGCACTATTGCCAAATACCCGCCTTTTGTAGTGCTTCATGCCAAGAACGTTGCCGACGAGCTCGGAGAGGGACACAAGTTCATTGACAAAGAGAAGCTCTTAGAGTGGGATCCAGAATACATATTCATCGATGAGGGCGGGCTGAGTATAATCCTCGACGACTACAAGAAAAATTCAGAGTTCTATGAGTCGCTAAAGGCCGTGAAAAACAAGAACGTCTATGGAATTCTACCCTACAACTACTACGCAACAAACATAGGGACTGCCCTCGCAGACGCGTACTTCATTGGAAAAGTCCTTTATCCAGAGAGCTTTAAAGATGTAGATCCCATAGATAAGGCAAACGAAATATACGAGTTCCTAGTGGGCAAACCAGTATACGAAATACTTGCCGAGCAGTTTGGAGGGTTTGGAAAGATTGACATCTCAAGCGGAAGTATTGAAGCTTTATCATCCCAGTGA
- a CDS encoding ABC transporter ATP-binding protein — protein sequence MKVIRVENLKFAYNGLNVLENVSLEIERGEFVAVLGPNGAGKSTLLKCIAGLLRCEGIEILGKPLEHYSRRDLARIIGYVPQSVNPGFMRVFDIVLLGRKPYMGFKPSGKDIKIVNETLKKLGIQHLALKPANRLSGGELQKVSIARALAQEPEILLMDEPTNNLDPKSQLEVMKIAKEFAKAGKVSIAVMHDVNLALRFADRFIFMRNGKIIADGKEEILKPEIFEKVHEIKGFVGKLSGIPVFIADPRS from the coding sequence ATGAAAGTTATAAGAGTTGAGAACCTTAAATTTGCATATAATGGTCTAAATGTCTTAGAGAACGTATCCTTAGAAATTGAACGTGGAGAGTTCGTGGCAGTATTAGGCCCAAACGGAGCTGGAAAGAGCACTCTGCTAAAATGCATTGCTGGACTTCTCAGGTGTGAAGGTATTGAGATTTTAGGGAAGCCCCTTGAGCACTATTCCCGAAGAGACCTCGCAAGGATAATAGGATACGTACCACAAAGCGTAAATCCCGGGTTTATGAGAGTCTTTGACATTGTTCTTTTAGGTAGAAAACCATATATGGGTTTTAAACCCTCTGGAAAGGACATCAAAATCGTCAATGAGACCCTCAAGAAACTCGGTATTCAGCACCTTGCTTTAAAGCCTGCCAACAGGCTTAGTGGGGGAGAGCTGCAAAAGGTAAGCATTGCCAGAGCTCTAGCCCAAGAACCGGAGATACTACTAATGGACGAGCCAACAAACAATCTTGATCCAAAGAGCCAGCTTGAAGTCATGAAGATAGCCAAAGAATTCGCAAAAGCGGGCAAAGTCTCGATAGCGGTTATGCATGACGTCAACCTAGCTCTACGCTTTGCCGACAGGTTTATCTTTATGAGAAACGGCAAAATAATAGCAGATGGAAAAGAGGAAATCTTAAAACCCGAAATTTTTGAAAAGGTTCATGAAATCAAAGGATTCGTCGGCAAGCTCTCCGGAATCCCCGTATTTATAGCCGACCCACGGAGTTGA
- a CDS encoding FecCD family ABC transporter permease, with product MEYREYTAKRVLAGIVLLLLLLIVSIYAISHGGYELSAQEIYRAMVGKGDEKAYLVVWNIRLPRVIAGILVGASLAVSGAVMQGVLRNPLASPFTMGVSHGAMFGASLAIILGAGYSESSGRVILTSPYTIVLFAFLGAISATLIILSLAKLRGLSPEAIILAGVAMSALFTALTTLVQYLADELQLAAMVYWSFGDIGRATWRENTILVGVFAIVFGYFILRSWDLNAAVMGDDVAKSVGIEIEKVRLTLTFLATLATATSVAFVGVIGFVGLIAPHMVRLLFGEDYRFLIPLSCLLGGLLLLTADTLARLTFSPMTLPVGVVTSFLGAPMFIYLLIRMEGAR from the coding sequence ATGGAGTACAGAGAGTATACTGCAAAAAGAGTTTTAGCCGGGATTGTTCTCCTTCTTCTTTTGCTTATAGTTAGCATATATGCCATTTCACACGGTGGATATGAGCTTTCGGCTCAAGAGATTTACCGGGCAATGGTCGGAAAGGGGGACGAAAAAGCGTATCTAGTGGTCTGGAACATCAGGCTTCCAAGAGTCATTGCAGGAATCCTCGTAGGCGCTTCTTTAGCAGTTTCGGGGGCAGTAATGCAGGGAGTACTTAGAAACCCCCTTGCAAGCCCCTTTACTATGGGAGTTTCACACGGAGCAATGTTTGGGGCATCTTTGGCAATTATCCTGGGAGCCGGATACTCGGAAAGCTCGGGAAGAGTTATTTTAACCAGCCCATACACTATAGTACTATTTGCCTTTCTGGGGGCCATAAGTGCTACCCTTATAATTTTATCCCTAGCAAAGCTAAGAGGTCTCAGTCCAGAAGCCATTATACTTGCTGGAGTCGCAATGAGCGCCCTTTTTACGGCCTTAACAACCCTTGTCCAATACCTCGCAGACGAGCTCCAGCTGGCAGCGATGGTGTACTGGAGCTTTGGGGATATTGGAAGAGCAACATGGAGAGAAAACACAATACTTGTGGGGGTTTTTGCCATTGTTTTTGGATATTTTATTCTAAGATCTTGGGACTTAAACGCAGCCGTCATGGGAGATGATGTAGCGAAATCTGTAGGAATTGAGATTGAGAAAGTACGGCTAACGCTAACCTTCCTCGCAACTCTGGCAACAGCAACGAGTGTCGCATTTGTAGGAGTTATAGGATTTGTAGGTCTAATAGCTCCCCATATGGTCAGACTTTTATTTGGGGAAGACTATAGATTCCTCATTCCACTCTCCTGCCTGTTAGGCGGACTACTACTTCTTACAGCAGATACGCTCGCACGGCTGACATTTTCACCAATGACTCTTCCTGTGGGTGTTGTAACATCATTTCTTGGTGCCCCAATGTTTATATATCTCCTCATACGGATGGAGGGGGCCAGATGA
- a CDS encoding alpha-amylase family glycosyl hydrolase: MKRWTSVGIVLVFIIGIIASGCLQQIKSQGTEQTLTLPEDNYKTLYLNEKVKGTCPTGKVPVTFTYNPQGKNVTSVSLRGSFNNWKELPMENENGVWKKTVCLEPGQYEYKFFINGEWVKDMSTVDPTADSYIDDGFGGKNAVKIVEGELELTIEHDPENPAYLSIADNRTVIRFKTRPNQIKSAFLVSSEGEHEMERQLWWGSGEVWRVELQEVTPIKYYFKLETNDGELLILNTSKNPFFYFDGVDRFPQVQWVSKGIGYQIFPDRFNNGDSSNDPLALQTDELWFNEVTDKKPILSNWSDPITGLHCCHQYYGGDIKGIIEKLDYLQELGVTLIYLNPIFLAGSAHGYDTYDYYRLDPQFGTEEDLKTLLEEAHKRGIRVIFDFVPNHSGIGHWAFLDVASRGKESPYWNWYFIKRWPFNLGDGNAYLGWWGIGSLPKLNTVNPEVKEYLIGAALYWLDFGFDGLRIDAPTELINSKEFFSELRKAVKEKYPDAYIVGEIWQLSPEWVQGDAFDSLMNYALGRDILLAYAKGQWNGERTLELLGRYYASYGENVVAMGFNLVSSHDTSRVLTDLGGGNLGDTPKPEAIQRLKLLSTLLYTLPGMPVTFQGDERGLLGNKEHFDSQRYPIQWDTVNEEVLNHYKSLADLRKSVPALTSSKIKLYTAKEGVIAFFRGHEDEVLVIANNALKSTTISLPSGKWKEIFPSGDKIYEKELTVPALGVLVLVRS, encoded by the coding sequence ATGAAAAGGTGGACTTCTGTAGGAATTGTATTAGTTTTCATAATAGGAATAATAGCCTCAGGATGTCTTCAGCAAATCAAAAGCCAAGGTACCGAACAGACTTTAACCCTTCCAGAAGATAACTACAAAACGCTTTACCTCAACGAAAAAGTAAAAGGCACCTGCCCTACTGGAAAAGTCCCCGTAACTTTCACGTATAACCCACAAGGAAAAAACGTCACTTCTGTTAGCTTGCGTGGGAGTTTCAATAACTGGAAAGAACTGCCAATGGAGAATGAAAATGGGGTATGGAAAAAAACTGTTTGCCTGGAGCCAGGTCAATATGAATACAAGTTCTTCATAAACGGCGAATGGGTAAAGGATATGTCTACAGTTGATCCAACAGCCGATAGCTATATTGATGACGGCTTCGGAGGCAAAAATGCAGTAAAAATAGTGGAAGGAGAACTTGAGTTAACTATAGAACACGATCCCGAAAATCCCGCTTATCTATCCATTGCAGATAATAGAACGGTTATCCGGTTTAAAACAAGACCCAATCAAATAAAATCAGCTTTTCTGGTGAGTTCTGAGGGAGAGCACGAAATGGAGCGCCAGCTATGGTGGGGTTCCGGGGAAGTATGGAGGGTGGAACTCCAAGAAGTAACTCCAATAAAGTACTATTTCAAACTTGAGACGAATGATGGGGAACTTTTAATCCTCAACACATCCAAAAATCCGTTCTTTTACTTTGACGGCGTGGATAGATTCCCTCAGGTTCAATGGGTAAGTAAAGGAATAGGGTATCAAATCTTCCCGGATCGCTTTAACAATGGTGACTCCAGTAACGATCCCCTAGCGCTTCAAACGGACGAGCTCTGGTTTAATGAAGTAACGGATAAAAAGCCAATTCTCTCCAACTGGAGCGACCCGATAACGGGATTACATTGCTGCCACCAGTATTATGGTGGTGATATCAAGGGAATAATTGAGAAGCTCGATTATCTCCAAGAGCTTGGTGTGACTTTAATATATCTAAATCCCATCTTCCTAGCCGGGAGCGCTCATGGTTATGACACTTATGACTATTACAGACTCGACCCTCAATTTGGAACGGAGGAGGACTTAAAAACCCTGCTTGAAGAGGCTCACAAAAGAGGAATCCGGGTTATTTTCGACTTTGTGCCAAACCACAGCGGGATTGGGCACTGGGCCTTTTTGGATGTTGCTTCCAGAGGAAAAGAAAGTCCCTACTGGAACTGGTATTTCATAAAAAGGTGGCCCTTCAATCTCGGTGATGGAAACGCCTATCTCGGCTGGTGGGGCATTGGAAGTCTTCCAAAGCTCAACACTGTAAATCCCGAGGTAAAGGAGTACTTAATAGGGGCGGCTCTGTACTGGCTGGATTTTGGCTTTGATGGCTTAAGAATAGACGCGCCAACTGAACTTATAAACAGCAAAGAGTTCTTTTCCGAGTTAAGGAAAGCCGTTAAGGAAAAGTATCCCGATGCATATATAGTTGGGGAAATCTGGCAGCTATCCCCGGAATGGGTTCAGGGAGATGCTTTTGACTCCCTTATGAACTACGCCCTCGGGAGGGACATTCTCCTAGCTTACGCTAAAGGACAATGGAACGGAGAGAGAACCCTTGAGCTCTTGGGAAGATACTACGCAAGCTATGGAGAAAATGTCGTTGCAATGGGTTTCAATCTTGTTAGCTCCCACGATACCTCAAGAGTCCTCACTGACTTAGGCGGCGGAAACTTAGGCGATACTCCCAAGCCTGAGGCTATTCAAAGACTAAAGCTCCTTTCAACGCTCCTCTATACACTTCCGGGAATGCCTGTAACTTTTCAGGGAGACGAACGAGGTCTTCTTGGAAATAAGGAGCACTTCGATTCACAGAGGTACCCTATACAATGGGATACCGTAAATGAAGAAGTTTTGAACCACTACAAAAGCCTTGCAGATTTGAGAAAAAGCGTTCCGGCATTAACAAGCAGCAAAATAAAGCTATACACTGCAAAAGAAGGAGTGATAGCATTTTTCAGAGGGCATGAGGACGAAGTTCTCGTAATTGCAAACAATGCACTAAAAAGTACGACTATCTCCCTTCCTTCAGGTAAATGGAAAGAGATCTTCCCAAGTGGAGACAAAATATATGAAAAAGAGCTAACAGTTCCAGCTCTGGGAGTCCTTGTGCTTGTAAGGAGCTGA
- a CDS encoding UDP-N-acetyl-D-mannosamine dehydrogenase: MREKIMDRSAEIVVIGLGYIGLPTAIMFANAGFKVIGYEIREEVVKKVNSGNSHIIEPEIEEMLRKALENGNLKATSDKKEIKGKDVYIICVQTPLKEDKTPDLSYLESAVRTTAEAIKRGSLVIIESTVPPMTTLKMAELIEELSGFKAGEDFYMVHAPERVMPGRIFKELIYNSRIVGGINEESSELAELLYRTFVRGQIFKTNSTTSEMVKLMENTFRDVNIALANEFAFLAHQYGINVFEAIELANTHPRVKIHLPGIGVGGHCLPKDPYLLLSSAKEDFGLIRKAREINEDMPLFAKDLLMSSLKTINFPPEEAVVTVLGLSYKGNSDDTRNSPAIKFIEEIKDVVKEVRTYDPYVRGTHESLEAALKGADAVVIATDHSEFKNLDWQSIGGLMRNKILIDGRHVIKEPPKGFIFKGIGRGEY, translated from the coding sequence ATGAGAGAAAAGATAATGGACAGGAGTGCAGAAATTGTGGTTATAGGTTTGGGTTATATCGGTCTTCCCACGGCTATTATGTTCGCTAATGCCGGATTTAAAGTGATAGGGTATGAAATAAGGGAAGAGGTCGTAAAAAAAGTAAACTCTGGGAATTCTCACATAATTGAACCGGAAATAGAGGAAATGCTAAGGAAAGCGCTTGAAAACGGAAATTTGAAGGCCACTTCTGATAAAAAAGAAATAAAAGGTAAGGATGTCTACATAATCTGCGTTCAGACCCCCCTAAAGGAGGATAAAACTCCCGACTTGAGCTACCTTGAAAGTGCCGTTAGAACCACTGCTGAAGCCATAAAGAGGGGTTCTCTCGTGATTATAGAAAGTACCGTTCCTCCCATGACGACTCTAAAGATGGCAGAGCTCATAGAGGAGTTGAGTGGTTTCAAAGCCGGGGAGGATTTCTATATGGTTCATGCCCCCGAAAGGGTCATGCCCGGCAGAATATTCAAGGAGCTCATCTATAACTCCAGAATAGTTGGTGGCATAAACGAAGAGAGCTCTGAACTTGCTGAGCTTCTCTACAGGACGTTTGTAAGGGGCCAAATCTTCAAAACAAACTCGACCACAAGTGAGATGGTAAAGCTGATGGAGAACACCTTCAGGGATGTAAACATAGCTTTGGCTAATGAGTTCGCTTTCCTTGCTCATCAGTATGGGATTAACGTCTTTGAGGCAATAGAGCTCGCCAACACTCACCCGAGGGTCAAAATCCACCTTCCGGGAATTGGGGTTGGGGGCCATTGTTTGCCAAAAGACCCATATTTGCTCCTCAGTTCTGCAAAAGAAGACTTTGGACTGATAAGGAAAGCAAGAGAAATTAATGAAGACATGCCGCTCTTTGCAAAAGATCTCCTCATGAGCTCTCTGAAGACCATTAACTTTCCACCGGAGGAAGCTGTAGTGACGGTCTTGGGGCTGTCTTACAAGGGCAATTCCGATGACACCAGGAATTCTCCCGCTATCAAGTTCATCGAGGAAATAAAAGATGTCGTTAAGGAAGTAAGAACCTATGACCCCTACGTTAGGGGGACCCACGAAAGCCTTGAAGCAGCTTTGAAAGGAGCGGATGCTGTTGTTATAGCAACAGACCATTCAGAGTTTAAGAACCTGGACTGGCAATCCATCGGAGGCCTTATGAGAAATAAAATACTCATAGACGGAAGACATGTCATAAAAGAGCCTCCGAAAGGATTTATATTCAAGGGGATCGGGAGGGGCGAGTATTGA
- the tsaA gene encoding tRNA (N6-threonylcarbamoyladenosine(37)-N6)-methyltransferase TrmO, which translates to MQFYISPIGIIKSPYKSKAECPTQGKFSKEVFTIEIFQEFEEGLRDIETCTHLIILYWLDKARRDVLIAIPPHDRREHGVFATRSPHRPNPIGFAVVELIERKGRKLIVRGLDAIDETPVIDIKPYSSDLDCVENAKIGWFEEGKKNES; encoded by the coding sequence ATGCAGTTTTACATCAGTCCAATAGGGATAATAAAATCCCCGTACAAAAGCAAAGCAGAATGTCCCACTCAGGGGAAGTTTTCAAAAGAAGTATTCACAATAGAAATTTTTCAAGAATTTGAAGAAGGACTGAGAGACATCGAGACCTGCACACATTTAATAATCCTCTACTGGCTTGATAAAGCTAGGAGAGACGTATTAATAGCGATACCTCCACATGATAGAAGAGAACACGGCGTTTTTGCTACACGCTCTCCACACAGACCAAATCCCATAGGCTTTGCAGTTGTAGAGCTCATAGAAAGAAAAGGTAGGAAACTAATAGTGAGGGGGTTAGATGCCATTGACGAAACACCTGTTATTGACATTAAACCTTATTCTTCAGACCTAGACTGCGTGGAAAACGCAAAAATTGGGTGGTTCGAGGAGGGAAAAAAGAATGAAAGCTAA
- a CDS encoding radical SAM protein, which yields MMKIKLPNSYFEEAEESIRLIWRNTLYADFEKSLLEKAIKRKFRVKPEIHVEDGYLMVNIENEEIEKFLAFFIQSHLGEFLRSRYTKRKVLYVHEGMEVPLLGYNGFGLIDRGTNLIQVRGSTGCNVSCIFCSVDEGPYSRTRLLDYVVDVDYLVKWFDEVARFKGKGLEAHLDGQGEPLLYPFIVELVQGLRENPNVSVISMQSNGILLNDKLIEELAEAGLDRVNLSIHSLDSEKAKMLMGMKDYDLNHVLEMAEALVNAGIDVLLAPVIIFGINDNEAEAFIEFARKIGAGKRWPALGFQNYVPYKFGRHPTVKFLPFKEFYDWLRALEEKTGMKPLVLRPEHFGMHKRKFIPLQFRVGEVVKVKIVLPGRIEGEMLGTARNRLIEIINTNAKVGDEIKVKIVRTRHGIYVATPV from the coding sequence ATGATGAAAATAAAGCTTCCAAATTCATATTTCGAAGAAGCCGAAGAGAGCATAAGGTTAATCTGGAGAAACACCCTCTACGCTGATTTTGAGAAATCTCTCCTTGAGAAAGCCATTAAAAGGAAATTCAGAGTAAAACCTGAGATTCATGTTGAAGATGGTTACCTTATGGTGAATATTGAAAACGAAGAGATTGAGAAGTTTCTCGCATTCTTTATCCAGAGCCACCTTGGGGAATTTTTAAGGAGCAGATACACGAAAAGGAAAGTCCTATACGTCCACGAGGGGATGGAAGTTCCTCTTCTGGGATACAACGGGTTTGGTTTAATCGACAGGGGCACAAATCTAATCCAAGTAAGGGGTTCGACTGGATGTAATGTCTCGTGCATCTTCTGCTCCGTTGATGAGGGGCCCTATTCCAGAACAAGGCTCCTTGATTACGTTGTCGATGTTGACTATCTGGTGAAATGGTTCGATGAAGTTGCCAGATTCAAGGGCAAAGGGCTCGAAGCCCACTTAGACGGGCAGGGAGAACCCCTGCTCTATCCATTCATTGTAGAACTCGTCCAGGGGCTAAGAGAAAACCCAAACGTCAGCGTAATCTCGATGCAGAGTAATGGAATACTGCTGAACGATAAGCTCATTGAGGAGCTTGCAGAGGCAGGGCTTGATAGGGTAAACCTCTCAATTCACTCCCTCGACTCCGAAAAGGCAAAAATGTTAATGGGGATGAAAGACTACGACCTCAACCATGTTTTGGAGATGGCCGAGGCACTTGTAAATGCCGGAATTGACGTTCTTCTGGCCCCGGTAATAATCTTTGGAATAAACGACAATGAAGCTGAAGCTTTTATAGAGTTTGCAAGAAAAATCGGTGCCGGAAAAAGGTGGCCCGCTCTAGGCTTCCAGAACTACGTCCCCTATAAGTTTGGGAGGCATCCCACTGTGAAGTTTTTGCCATTTAAAGAGTTTTATGACTGGCTGAGAGCCCTTGAAGAAAAAACCGGAATGAAACCCCTCGTCTTAAGACCAGAGCACTTCGGAATGCACAAGAGAAAGTTCATTCCTCTGCAGTTCCGTGTTGGAGAAGTCGTCAAGGTAAAAATAGTCCTTCCGGGAAGAATCGAAGGGGAGATGCTTGGAACCGCGAGGAACAGGTTGATAGAGATCATAAACACGAACGCAAAAGTCGGCGATGAGATTAAGGTCAAAATCGTGAGGACAAGACATGGAATCTATGTTGCAACTCCGGTTTAG
- the wecB gene encoding non-hydrolyzing UDP-N-acetylglucosamine 2-epimerase: MKPAFVFGTRPEIIKLAPVIRAFERKGIEPLIIHTGQHYDYEMSKIFLEELELHKIDYHLEVGSGTQAYQTGIAMIKIEEVLMEEKPDVTLVQGDTNTVLAGALASVKLRIPVAHVEAGLRSFDRTMPEEINRILADHASEILFAPTEDAKKNLEREGIVEGVYVVGNTIVDAVLQNSEIAERKSRILETLGLEPKEYALLTAHRAENTDSEENLKKLVEIIESLPIPVVYPVHPRTEKRLKSFGLWERLEAKEHVVLTKPLGYLDFLKLQKNAKFVLTDSGGVQEESIILNVPCLTLRYNTERPETIKAGGNVLVGLEKDRVLCYVDKLLNDEEFYGRMASAKNPFGDGKAGERIVEILMDLYERGELRVRSSRFI; the protein is encoded by the coding sequence TTGAAGCCGGCTTTCGTCTTTGGCACAAGGCCGGAAATAATAAAGCTTGCACCCGTAATAAGGGCATTCGAAAGGAAGGGCATTGAGCCGCTAATAATCCACACGGGCCAGCACTATGACTACGAGATGAGCAAGATTTTTCTGGAGGAGCTGGAGCTGCATAAAATCGACTATCACCTTGAAGTGGGCTCCGGGACTCAGGCTTATCAAACTGGAATTGCAATGATAAAGATAGAGGAGGTTCTCATGGAAGAGAAGCCAGATGTTACTTTGGTTCAGGGCGATACAAATACTGTTCTAGCGGGGGCTCTGGCGAGTGTTAAGCTTAGAATTCCCGTTGCACACGTTGAAGCTGGCTTAAGGAGCTTTGATAGAACTATGCCGGAGGAAATAAACAGAATTCTGGCTGACCATGCGAGTGAGATTCTCTTTGCTCCGACGGAGGACGCAAAGAAGAACCTTGAGAGAGAGGGCATCGTTGAAGGAGTTTACGTGGTTGGAAACACGATAGTGGATGCAGTCCTTCAGAACTCGGAGATAGCCGAAAGGAAAAGCAGAATTTTAGAAACTCTTGGACTAGAACCAAAAGAATACGCCCTTTTGACAGCCCATAGAGCCGAGAATACCGATAGCGAAGAGAACCTCAAAAAGCTCGTGGAAATAATAGAGTCTTTACCGATACCTGTAGTTTATCCCGTTCATCCAAGGACTGAAAAAAGGCTGAAGTCCTTTGGCTTATGGGAGAGGCTGGAAGCAAAAGAACACGTAGTCCTCACAAAGCCTCTTGGCTACCTTGACTTTTTAAAGCTGCAGAAGAATGCTAAGTTCGTTTTAACAGATTCCGGTGGAGTTCAGGAGGAGAGCATAATCCTCAACGTCCCATGCCTAACCCTCCGCTATAATACTGAAAGACCGGAGACAATAAAAGCCGGAGGAAACGTTCTGGTTGGTCTTGAGAAGGACAGAGTTCTTTGTTATGTCGATAAGCTCCTAAACGATGAAGAATTCTACGGCAGGATGGCAAGTGCCAAGAATCCATTTGGAGACGGGAAGGCTGGAGAAAGAATTGTCGAGATACTCATGGACCTTTACGAAAGAGGGGAGCTTAGGGTGAGAAGTTCGAGGTTCATTTAA
- a CDS encoding IS982 family transposase (programmed frameshift), translating to MVVLSFQREILIIKSEIYPIISKHYPKNTHREIISLYDLITFAILAHLHFNGVYKHAYRVLIEEMKLFPKIRYNKLTERLNRHEKLLLLAQEELFKKHAREYVRILDSKPIQTKELARKNRKDKEGSSEVISEKPAVGFVPSKKFYYGYKLTCYSDGNLLALLSVDPANKHDVSVVREKFWVIVEEFSGCFLFLDKGYVSRGLEEEFLRFGVVYTPVKRGNQISNLEEKKFYKYLSDFRRRIETLFSKFSEFLLRPSRSVSLRGLAVRILGAILAVNLDRLYNFTGGGN from the exons GTGGTTGTATTGAGTTTTCAGAGGGAAATCCTGATCATAAAATCCGAAATCTACCCGATAATCAGCAAACACTACCCGAAAAACACTCACAGGGAAATAATCAGCCTCTACGACCTAATAACCTTCGCAATACTAGCACACTTGCACTTTAACGGAGTTTACAAGCACGCTTACAGAGTCCTAATCGAAGAAATGAAGCTGTTCCCCAAAATCAGGTACAACAAACTAACAGAACGCTTGAACAGGCACGAAAAACTCCTGCTCCTAGCGCAGGAAGAATTATTCAAAAAACACGCCAGAGAATACGTTAGAATACTGGACTCAAAGCCCATTCAGACCAAGGAGTTGGCCAGAAAAAACAGGAAGGATAAGGAGGGTTCTTCAGAAGTCATCTCTGAAAAGCCCGCAGTTGGGTTTGTTCCCTCT AAAAAGTTTTACTATGGGTACAAGCTGACCTGTTACTCTGATGGAAATTTGCTGGCTTTACTGTCTGTTGATCCGGCGAATAAGCATGATGTGAGTGTTGTCCGGGAAAAGTTCTGGGTGATTGTTGAGGAGTTTTCCGGCTGTTTTCTGTTTTTGGATAAGGGGTATGTTAGCAGGGGGCTCGAGGAGGAATTTCTGAGGTTTGGCGTTGTTTACACGCCAGTAAAGCGGGGGAATCAGATTAGTAATCTGGAGGAGAAGAAGTTTTACAAGTACTTGTCTGACTTTCGCAGGAGGATTGAGACTTTGTTTTCGAAGTTTTCTGAGTTTCTTCTGAGGCCGAGCAGGAGTGTTAGTTTGAGGGGGTTAGCTGTCAGGATTTTAGGGGCGATTCTGGCCGTGAATCTGGACAGATTATACAACTTCACAGGTGGTGGGAACTAG